In one window of Bacillus marinisedimentorum DNA:
- a CDS encoding DUF5342 family protein — translation MISHFQYKPKNPKIQMGGWTFSFFYKGSRYQGTYEKNGEIQWDGIMPHEEDEKTLKSHVHELMLYHVYED, via the coding sequence ATGATTTCACATTTCCAATACAAGCCGAAAAATCCAAAAATCCAAATGGGCGGCTGGACCTTTTCTTTTTTTTATAAGGGGTCCCGTTATCAAGGAACATATGAAAAGAACGGCGAAATCCAGTGGGACGGAATCATGCCGCACGAGGAAGATGAAAAAACACTGAAATCACATGTTCATGAATTGATGCTTTATCACGTTTATGAAGATTAA